The nucleotide sequence CGAGACCCCCTCGTACCTGCGCAGGTACGAGGGGGTCTCGGCGTGAAGCCGGGGTCCCGGGTCAGTCGTCGGGGTGGAAGCCGATCAGCCAGCGGATGCCGTAGCGGTCGACGAGGGTGCCGTCGACGTCTCCCCACGGGCGTTGCTGCAGCGGATCGATCACGCGGCCACCGGCGGAAAGCTCGTCGTACCAGCGGGTGAGCGTTCCGGGGTCGGCCGTGCCGAGGAGCGAGAGGAACATCCCGTTCATCTGCACCGCGTCGTCATCGGCTCCCGCGTCGGCCGCGGCGAGTTCGACCGGGCCGCCGAGCTGTCCGTGCGCGACCGCGTCGCCCGGGCCGTCGTGACGACCGGCGCTCGCGTAATCCATCAGCTGGAGCTCGCCTCCGAAGACGTCGCGGTAGTGGCCGAGCGCCTCTGCGGCGTTGCCGGGGAACAGCAGGTACGGGATCAGTCCGCTCATCCGGCGAGCGTAGCGGCGCCCGCGCGCCCCCGCCACCCGCCGGCGACGACGAACGGCCGCCACCCGGAGAGGGCGACGGCCGTTCGTGCGGACGGAGTCAGGAGACGGGGATCACCGCGTAGAGGATCCAGGTCAGTGCGAAGCCGGCCACGCCGAGCACCGTCGTCAACGGCGTCCAGGTGCGCAGACCGTCCTTGACCGACAGACCGAGATACCGCGTGACCACCCAGAACCCCGAGTCGTTCACGTGGCTGAGGCCGAGGCCGCCGTAGCCGATCGCGACCGCGAGCAGCGCGGTGTGCACGGTGTCCAGCCCCATCGCGGAGACCGACGGCAGCAGGAGCCCCGCGGTGGTGGCGATCGCGACGGTCGCGGACCCCTGGGCGGCACGCATGATGAGCGAGATGAGGAAGGCCGCGAGCAGCAGAGGCATCCCGCTGGCGGCGAGCACCTCGGCGACCGCGCCGCCGATCCCCGTCTCGGTGAGGATCCGGCCGAAGGCGCCACCGGCACCGGTGACGAGGATGATGACCGCGGCGGCCGGCAGCGCCGACTCCATGACCTCACCGAGGTGCGCCGCCGACCATCCGCGGCGGATGCCGAGCAGGTACATCGCCGCGGCGATGGCGACCATGAGCGCGAAGATCGGCTGGCCGACCATGCTGAGGAAGCCGTTCCAGAACGTGCCTGCCTCGAACAGCGGCGCCACCGCGGTGCCGAGCATGATGAGCACGAGCGGAAGGAGGATGAGCCCGAGGACCGTGCCGGCGCCCGGCGCCTTCTCGCCCTCGCCCAGTCCGCCGGTGAGCGTCGACTTCTCCGTGCCGAAGTTGTCGTACATCTCCTTGGTGGCAGCCAGCATCGCGAACTCGCGGGTGTTGATCCACTTCGCGACGAGGTAGGACAGCACACCGAGAGGCACCGAGATCGCGAGCGAGAAGATCGTGACCCAGCCGATGTCGGCACCGAGGATCGCGGAGCCGCCGACGATGCCCGGGTGCGGGGGCACCGCGACGTGCACGGCGAGCATGATGCCGGCCACGGGAAGACCGAACTTGATCGGGTTGAGACCGGCGGCCTTCGAGAAGGCGAACACGATGGGGATGAGGATGATGAACCCCGCGTCGAAGAACACCGGGATCGCGAGGACGCCGGCGGCGATGACGAGCGCGATGCCGACGCGCTTCGGGCCCAGCCAGCCGGTGAAACGGCCGGCGAGCGCATCGGCGCCGCCGGACAGCTCGATGATCTTGCCGAGCATCGACCCGAGCGCGACGAGCACGGCCACCGAGCCGAGCGTGCCGCCGACACCGGCGATGATCGCCTGGATGACGCCGAGCTGCTCGGGGGTGTCACCGTCGGCGGGGATCGTGGTCAGCGGGAGCCCGGCCGCGATGCCGACGATGATCGACACCAGGATGAGGGCGTAGAACGCCTGCATCTTGAACCGGATGATGAGCAGGAGCAGCAGGCCGAGGCCCGCCAGGCCGATCAGGATGAGGATCGGAAGAGGAAGCATCTCTGGATCTCTTCTTTCAGTGAGGGCGCGACGTCGCGCTCAGGACAGTCGTTCGGGTGCGACGACGCGGATGACGGCGGAGTCGTCGAGGGCGCCGAGGCCCTGCGCTTCGCCGAGGAGGAACAGCTGCTCGGCCGCGGCGGCGACCGGCGTGGAGAGGTGCGCCCGGCGGGCGGCGTCGCCGACGATGCCGAGGTCCTTGACGAAGATGTCGAGGCGGCTGAGCACTTCAGCACCGTCCTCGTCGTACGCCTGCAGGGCGCGCGGACCGCGGTTGCCGAGCATGAAGGAGTTCGCGGCACCGGCCGTCAGCGCGTCCAGCGTGCGGGCGCGGTCCAGCCCGAGGGCATCGGCGAGCGCGAGCGCTTCGGCAGCCGCGGCGATGTGCACGCCGCAGAGGAGCTGGTTGACGGTCTTCAGCGCCTGACCGTCGCCGGGCTTGTCGCCGACGATGGACAGCGTGGAGGCGAGCTGATCGAGAACGGGGCGTGCCGTCTCCAGAGCACTCGGCGTGGCGCCGACGACGATGAGGAGGTCGCCCTCCCCCGCACGGACCGGTCCGCCGGAGAGCGGGGCATCCACGAGCTCCGCGCCGTGGGCGGCGAGCTGCGCGGCGATCGCGTCGATGCCGTCCGTGCCCACCGTGCTGGTGAGGATCACGACGGCGCCGTCGGCGAGGTGGGGAGCGAGTCCGTCCTCGCCGAAGAGCAGCGCCTCGAGCTGCGCGCCGGTGCGGACGGCGACGAGCACCGCATCCGCACCGTCCACGGCGTCCGCCGCCGAGGAGGTCGGCGTGACGCCCGCCTCGGCGGCGAGGGACACGCGTTCGGGGGCGATGTCGAAACCGCGAACGGTGAAGCGCTCGGCGAGGCGGGTCGCCATCGGCAGCCCCATGGCGCCGAGTCCGATGACAGCGACGGTGGTTGTCATGAGTGTCCTTCCGGGTGGGTTCCATCGTCGCCTGCGAGAGTGGCGACGACGGTGACGAGGGAGTCCGCGTCGCCGACGTTGCCGGCGAACACGACGTACGGGATGCCGACGGCGGGGCCGGTCTCCGGCTGCCACAGCGAGACGAGACCGGGCAGCATCGGGCCGAGCACGGTGGCCCGGCGGATCTCCAGCGCTTCGCTGGCGACGTCGCTCGAGGTGATGCCGCCCTTCGCGATCACGAAGCGGGGCGGTGCGATGGCGAGCACCCGGCGCACGAGATCGACGACGCCGCTGGAGATGCGTCGAGCGATCGCGAGGCTCTCGTCACCGCTGGCGCCCGTGACGAGCTCCCGCGTGGTGTGCACGATCACGGTGCCGGTGGCGAGCGCGGCGGCGACGGCGTGCGCCTGCGCCTCGAGGTGGCTCTCGCGTTCGGGGCCGATGAGGGCGCGCACGTCGAGCTCGATCGTGCGGGTGTTCGGTCGAGCGGCGATCAGCGCTTCGAGCTGCGCGGTGGTGAGTGGCACGTGGCTGCCGACGACCACGAGGCCTCCGCGGTCATGCGCGAAGGGGATGTCCGCGGCCTGCACGGGCTCGGCGATCTCCTGCCCGATGTGTGCGCGCACGTAGGGAGGGCCGACGCGGAGCAGCACGTCCCGGTCGCGGAGGCGGTGCAGGGCGAGGGCGACGACACGCATGTCGGATTCCTCGACGACGTCGACCGCCACGACCGTACCGTCGGCGAGGGCCTCGAGGAAACGGACGACGGCGTCCACACCGCTGCGGATGGTGCGGATGTCGAGGCCGGCGACCGCCGACGCGGGGATGCGGCCGTGCGTCTTCTCCGCGACCCACTCGCGCAGATCGGAGGACGTGTAGCCGAAGGTCGCATCGGCCGCGAAGGGGGTCTCGCCGACCGGGGTGGCCTCGCCGTCGGTCACCCAGTAGTGCACGGAGTCGACGGTGATGCGGCCGGCGTCGGGGAACGCGGGCACGAGCAGGGTCAGTGCGGGGGCGCGGCCGGTGCGGGAGGCGATCTCCGTGGAGAGGACGTCGGTCTCGAGCGGGAAGTGGCCGCGGAGCGTCGAGTCGCCCCGCGAGACGAACGTGACGCGCCGTCCGTGTGCCGCGGCCGCGGCCAGGGTCACGTCGACGATCTCGCGGTTGCGGGCGGCCGCCGCGTCCTCGTCGAGGGAGCGGGTGTTCGTGAGCACGTAGACGGCGGCGGCACCGGTCGCGAGCGCCTCGTCCAGGTCGGGGCGCTCCCACCGGGTGAGGACGGGGAGGTTCGCGACCGACTGCGTGCCGGTCGGGTCGTCGTCGAGGACGACCAGCACATCGGCGGGGTCGACCTCCGTGCGGACCTCGGCGGCGGTGGCGGCGACGGGTGCGGGCAGGGGGGCCAGCAGGTCGTCGATGTGCACACGAACTCCTTCGTTCCGGGAGTGGTCCGCCGTGGGGCGACGAACCGGGGGAATCCGATCGTTATCCGATATCAGATAACGATGAGCGTACCCCACGAGCCGGCCCGCTCCAAAACGCGGGCTTCGCCCGGCTCAGCGGCCGTGCACGTAGTGCAGCAGATCGTCCCTGGTCTGCCGCATGTGGCTGCGCATCGCCTGACGGGCGGCCGCGCCCGAGCCGGTGCGCATCGCCTCCAGCACGGCGGCATGCTCGGCCAGCGCGTGCTCGCGGATGTCCGGGATCGCGCTCGTCTCGCTGCGGGTGGCCTGCAGCATCGTGGTCAGCGGACGCATCGAGGCGACGAGGATGCGGTTCTCCGCCGCACGGATGATCACATCGTGGAAGGCGAGGTCCGCCGCCACGAACCCCTCGACGTCGGCACGCTCATGCGCTCGGTGCATCTCGGCGAGCAGAGCCTCGAGTTCGGCGAGGTGCTCTTCGGTGCGCCGCCCGGCGGCGAGCTCGGCCGCCCCGGTCTCGAACATCATGCGCATCTCGAGCATCTCCAGCGAGGACCGCTCCCGCGCGTCCGCGCTCTGCGCGTGGCGGACAACGGCGTCGAGGCCCGTCCATTCCTCGGTCGGAGCGATACGGTGCCGGGTGCCCGGCACGGCGACGATCACTCCCTGCGCCTGGAGCAGACGCACGCCCTCGCGCATCGTCAGCCGGGAGACGCCGAACTGGTCTGCCAGCTCCCCCTCGGGAGGCAGCGGCTGCCCGGCCTCGAGCCGGCCCGCGATGATGGCGTCGAGGAGCCCGTCCACGACCGCCTGCGTCCGCGACACCCGCTCGAGCTTCGTCACAGGTCGACGCCCACCAGCACGGGTTCCGGCTGCAGCACGAGCCCAAATTCGGCATGCACGCGGTTCTGGATGAAACGGGCGAGCTCGGCGACCTCCGCCGCCGTGGCGCCGCCGCGGTTGGTGAGGGCCAGAGCGTGCTTGGTCGACACCGAGGCCCGCGATCGGGGCAGCTTGAACCCCTTGCGGATGCCCGCCTGCTCGATGAGCCAGGCCGCGCTCACCTTCACGTCCGGCGCCTCGGTCTTCGCGGCCGGCACATGACCGTCGTAGGACGCGAGCGGGATCACCGTGACGGCGTCCAGGTCGGGAGCCACCGGCCAGCGCGGGCACTCCGGCGGCAGCGAGCGGGCCTGGGCGGCCGTGACGATCGCGTTCTGGAAGAACGAGCCGACGCCGTGCGTGTCCGGGTCGTCGGCGTCCAGCAGCATGCCCTTCGACGCGCGAGTGGCGAGGATGCGCTCCCGCACCCACGTCAGCGGCACCGGGGTGTCGTCGGTCAGGCCGAGCGCTCGACGGAGCTGCTCCCCGCGGACCACCCGCTCCCGCGCCACCAGCAGGTCGACCGTGACCGACAGGATCACGGCCCGCCGCTGCGGCTCGCTGCCGTGATGATGCTTGAGCACCGAGGTGCGGAAGCCCAGCCCGAGGTCGGCGGCGGGAACGGTGGAGATCTCGCCCGTGGCCTCGTCGATGAGGTCGACCTCGACCAGCGTCTCCTGGATCTCCTGGCCGTAGGCGCCGATGTTCTGCACCGGGGAGGCCCCGACCGTGCCCGGGATGCCGCTCATGGCCTCGAGCCCGGCGTAGCCCTGCGCGACGGTGTGGGCGACGAGGTCGTCCCAGCCGTGCCCGGCCTGCACCCGCAGACGGATCCGGCCGTCGTGCGGCGACGGCAGCTCCTCGATCCCGCTGGTGCGGATGCGGATGACGGTGCCCTCGAACGGCTCGTCCCCCACGAAGAGGTTCGACCCGCCGCCGAGCACCAGCCAGGGATCACCCTCCGCCCAGGTCTCGCGGAGGACCGCGACGAGCTCGTCGGTGGTGGTCGCCTCTCGCATGCGCGCGGGAGCGGCGCCCGTGCGGAGAGTGGTGAGCTCGGCCAGGCGGATCGGCTCGACGTCGCTCATCGGACGGCGACGCGCAGCTGCGCCTTGACGAGCACGGTGGTGTCGCCGGTGGTGACCTTGAGGTCGATCCGTGCGGACTCGTCGTCGACCGCACCGACCGTCGCCACGACCTGCACGTCGGCGCCGGTCTCGGGGTCGACCACCACGGGCTTCGTGAAGCGCACGCCGTAGTCGAGGATGCGGGTCCGCGGATCGAGGGCGGCGACCACGACCGACGAGGCGATGCCCATCGTCAGCATGCCGTGCGCCAGCACACCGGGAAGGCCGACCGCGGCGGCGACGTCGTCGCGGTAGTGGATCGGGTTGAAGTCACCGGAAGCCCCGGCGTAGCGGACGAGCGACTCCCTCGTCAGGTGCACGGTGCGCTCGGCGAGCACGTCTCCCACGGTGAACGCGCTCATGCGGCCTCCTCCTCGGCGCCGACGAGCAGGACGCTCGTAGCCGTGACGACGTGGGCTCCGCCGTCGTCGGTGATCTCGGCCTCGCTGGTGATCATGGCGTTGCCGCCTATCATGCGGATGCCGGTGACGCGCAGCTGCGCGGTCAGCTCGTCGCCCGCGACGATCGGCCGCGTGTAACGGAACCGCTGCTCGGCGTGGATGGTCCGCGCCAGCACGATGCCGGAATCGGGCTGGGCCAGCAGCTGCTGCAGCGTGAGGTCCTGCAGGACCATCGCGAAGGTCGGGGGCGCCACCACGTCGGCGAAGCCGGCCGCGCGGGCGGCCTCGACGTCGGTGTGCTGCGGGGCGTCGGCGAAGACGGCGCGCGCGAACTCGCGCACCTTCTCCCGCCCAACGAGGTAGGGGGCGGTCGGCGGGAACTCCCGGCCGACGAGATCTTGGTTCACTGCCACCCGTCGATCCTACCGAGGCCCGCCGACAGGCCGGCTCCGGCGACGCCGGGGAAACCGATCAGCCGCGTCGCCGACCGCGGACGGCCTTGATCCCCATCTGCACCGCGATCACCACGAGATACGCGGCGAAGAGAAGGTTGCCGACGGTCGGGTCGACGATGGTCGCCAGCCAGGCGCCGAGCGCCGTGGTCGTGCACGCCGAGACGCCGATGAGCAGCGCGGCGACGAGATCGACGTTCCGGTTGCGGAGGTTGCCGACCGTGCCGGAGAGAGCGGTCGGGATCATCATCAGCAGCGACGTGCCCTTCGCGACGAGGTCGCTCGTGCCGAACGCGAGCATGAGCACCGGGACGACGATCACGCCGCCGCCGACACCGATGAGACCGGCCAGGACGCCGGTGCCGATCCCCACCGCGACCAGGGCGGCGCCGGTCAGCCAGGTGAGCTCGAACACGGCGTCGCGCGACGGGATCACGAGGAACAGGCTCACGATCACGATCGCGAGGAAGCCGACGAAACCCCAGCGGAGCGCGGTCTGCGAGATCCGCGGAAGCAGCCGAGTGCCGATCTGGGCGCCCACCACGGCCCCGGCGGCGAGGATCAGCGCCGGGATCCAGGCGACCGAGCCGGAGGCGGCGTACGAGATGACGCCGACGGCCGCCGTCGGGACGATCGCGGCCAACGAGGTTCCGGCCGCGAGTCGCTGGTCGAACGCGAGCAGGAGCACCAGCAGCGGGACGATCACCGTGCCGCCGCCGACGCCGAAGAGACCGGAGAGGAGGCCGGCGAGGAGGCCGATGCCGATGAACGCCGCGTAGGCGCGAGGCCCGCGCTTCAGGACCGTCGCATCGTTCACCGGATCAGCCTACTCCCGGCCCCTCCCTCGCCCGAATCGCGGCGGATCAGACCTCCGAGTCCGCTGTGACGGGCACCGATCGCGGGTGAACGACGAAGCCCGCCACCCCGGAAGGGGCGGCGGGCTTCGTAGGGAGAGGTCCTTACTCGGACTTCTTCTCGACGGCGTCCTCGGCGGCGGCCTCAGCGGCCTCGCCCTCGGCCTGCGACTCGGCGCCGGCCTCGGCAGCCGTGTCGTCGGCAGCAGTCTCGTCCGCGGGGGCCTCGACGGTCTCCTCGGCGGGAGCCTCCTCGGCAGCCGGCTTCTCGTCCTTCGGAGCAGCGGCGGCCTTCTTGGTCGACTTCGCCTTCGGGGTGACGGGCTCGAGGACGAGCTCGATCACGGCCATGGGCGCGTTGTCGCCCTTGCGGTTGCCGACCTTGGTGATGCGCGTGTAGCCACCCTCGCGGTCCGCGACGAGCGGAGCGATCTCGTTGAACAGGACGTGCACGACTTCCTTGTCACCGATGACCGACAGCACGCGACGGCGGGCGTGCAGGTCTCCGCGCTTGGCGAAGGTGATGAGGCGCTCGGCGAGCGGACGCAGGCGCTTGGCCTTGGTCTCGGTCGTCTTGATCGACTTGTGGGTGTACAGCGCAGCGGCGAGGTTGGCAAGCAGCAGGCGCTCGTGGGCGGGGCCGCCTCCGAGGCGGGGACCCTTGGTGGGCTTGGGCATAATCGTCTAACTCCTGGTCAGAAAGGGTCGGGTATCAGAAGGACTCGTCTTCGCTGCCGCCGTAGAAGTGGGCGCCGTCGAAACCGGGCACCGAATCCTTGAGCGACAGACCGAGCGAGATGAGCTTGTCGCGCACCTCGTCGACCGACTTCTGGCCGAAATTGCGGATGTTCATGAGCTGCGTCTCCGACAGGGCGACGAGCTCAGAAACGGTGTTGATGCCCTCACGCTTCAGGCAGTTGTACGAGCGGACCGACAGGTCGAGGTCCTCGATCGGCATCGACAGCTCGCTGGAGTTCACAGCCTCCACCGGCGCCGGGCCGATCTCGATGCCCTCGGCCTCGACGTTCAGCTCGCGGGCGAGGCCGAACAGCTCGGTGAGCGTCTTGGCGGCCGACGCGACGGCGTCGCGGGGGCTGATCGCCGACTTGGTCTCGACGTCGAGGATGAGCTTGTCGAAGTCGGTGCGCTCACCGGCACGGGTGGCGTCGACGCGGTAGCTGACCTTGAGCACGGGCGAGTAGATCGAGTCGATCGGGATCTGCCCGGCCTCGGCGTACTCGTTGCGGTTCTGCGTCGCGGAGACGTAGCCACGGCCGCGCTCGATGGTGAGCTCGAGCTCGAACTTGGCGGTGTCGTTGAGCGTCGCGATGACGAGCTCGGGGTTGTGCACCTCGACACCGGCCGGAGCCGAGATGTCGGCGGCGGTCACTTCACCGGCACCGGTCTTGCGAAGGTACGCGGTGATGGGCTCGTCGCGCTCGCTGGAGACGACCAGCTGCTTGATGTTGAGGATGATCTCGGTGACATCCTCCTTCACGCCGGGGATCGTGCTGAACTCGTGCAGCACACCGTCGATGCGGACGCTGGTGACAGCGGCGCCGGGGATCGACGACAGCAGGCTGCGGCGCAGCGCGTTGCCGATCGTGTAGCCGAAGCCGGGCTCCAGAGGCTCGATGATGAACCGGCTCCGGTTCTCGACGATCTTTTCCTCGGTCAGTGTGGGACGCTGTGCAATAAGCACTCTGTGTTCCTTTCGATCACATGCCCGCTATATGACATGTGGTGGGGTGAGGTCTTGAGTTGTGGAAGTCGATGCCCCACGCGGGGCGCCGAGCCGCTCACCCCGTCATGGCTCCCTGAGCCTGTCGAAGGGTGAGCGGCTCGGCACACGCATCAGACGCGGCGACGCTTCGGCGGGCGGCAGCCGTTGTGCGCCTGCGGGGTGACATCCTGGATCGAACCCACCTCGAGGCCGGCGGCCTGCAGCGAGCGGATCGCGGTCTCGCGGCCGGAGCCCGGACCCTTCACGAAGACGTCGACCTTCTTGACGCCGTGCTCCTGCGCCTGGCGGGCGGCCGACTCGGCGGCCATGCCTGCGGCGTACGGGGTCGACTTGCGGGAGCCCTTGAAGCCCACGCCACCCGACGACGCCCAGCTGATGACAGCGCCGGACGGGTCGGTGATCGAAACGATGGTGTTGTTGAACGTCGACTTGATGTGGGCCTGGCCCAGCGCGATGTTCTTCTTCTCCTTGCGGCGCGGCTTGCGCGCGGCGGCCTTGGGTGCAGCCATGAAAGTGTTCTCCTAGTCCCTGGCCGCTGCTTAGCGGGCCTTCTTCTTGCCGGCGACGGTGCGCTTCGGGCCCTTGCGGGTACGGGCGTTGGTCTTGGTGCGCTGACCGCGGACCGGGAGGCCACGACGGTGGCGCAGGCCCTCGTAGGAGCCGATCTCGACCTTGCGGCGGATGTCTGCGGCGACCTCGCGGCGCAGGTCACCCTCCACCTTGTAGTTGCCTTCGATGTAGTCGCGGAGGGCGACGAGCTGGTCGTCGCTGAGGTCCTTCACGCGGATGCTCTCGTCGATGTCGGTCGCCTTGAGGATCTCGACCGAGCGGGTACGGCCGACGCCGTAGATGTAGGTAAGGGCGATCACCACGCGCTTGTCGCGCGGGATGTCAACGCCGGCAAGACGTGCCATGCGGTTCTCCTGGGTGTTGTGGAGGTATGGAGCAGGATCGGTGCCCGGGCCTCCGCCCCGAGGTGTCAGCCCCCACGGCTCCGCCGGTTACCCGGTCGCTGAGCCTGTCGAAGCGTCTGATCCTGCCGTGTCGTATTGAGTTATGAGAGTGCGAGAGCGGCGCTCACGCAGCGGGGGCGCTCAGCCCTGGCGCTGCTTGTGGCGCGGGTTGCTCTTGCAGATCACCATGACGCGGCCGTGGCGGCGGATCACCTTGCAGTGATCGCAGATCGGCTTGACGCTGGGGTTGACCTTCATGATGTTTCCTGTTCGCTGTCTTCGTGCTGCCCGGTGTCCGACCTCTGAGACCGGGGTCCCTGAGCCCGTCGAAGGGCAGCCGTTACTTCTCGACCGATCAGCGGTAGCGGTAGACGATGCGGCCGCGGGTCAGGTCGTAGGGGCTGAGCTCCACGACCACGCGGTCCTCGGGGATGATGCGGATGTAGTTCTGCCGCATCTTTCCGGAGATCGTTGCCAGAACCTTGTGTCCGTTGGTGAGCTCAACGCGGAACATCGCGTTGGGCAGAGCCTCCGACACGACGCCCTCGATCTCGATGACACCGTCTTTCTTAGCCATAGCCTCGCTGACGCTTCTGCAGACCGGTCGATCTGCGGTGGGTGGGTGGATTGCGGTGACCGGGCCGGATCGGACACGCCGAACGCATGGCACAAGGCACCAAAGATCTATGTTATCCGACGACGCCCCATCCGGCAACCTGGTCGGACGGGGCGTCGAGCGGGATTCCGCGGATCAGCCGAGGAGATCGGTGAACCGCTTCATGTCGGCCTGGTTCTGGAGGTCGAGACGCTCGCCGTCGATCTCGACCGTCGGCGTGCCCTGGATGTCGTTCTGCTTCGCCTGCGCCGCACCGAACTTGCGGTACGTCTCGTCGGTGATGCAGGAGACGACGTCGTCATCCGCCCCGACCTGGGTGGCGAACTGGGCGAGCTGCTCGTTCGTGAGGCCGGGGGTGTTCTCCGCCGGCTGGTTCTCGAACAGCACCTTCGCATAGTCGAAGTAGAGGTCGCTGTCCGACTCGGCGACGCAGAACGCGGCGCCGGCCGAGCGGGAGGAGAACTCTGTGCCCTGCGAGAAGCGGTCGAGGATCGCGATGGGGTGCTGCTCGAGCGTGATCTCGCCGCTCTGGGCCTTGGCCTCGAGCGCGGCACCGAACTGGTCCTCGAAGGACTTGCAGACCGGGCACTGGAAGTCGAGGAAGACCGACACGGTCGTGTCGCCGTCGCCCATGGAGACCGAACCGGCATCCGCGTCGAAGTTGTCGCTGGCGGACGGAGTGGCACCGGGGGACGTCGCCTGGTTGTTGAGGAACACCACGAGTCCGCCGAGGGCCACGAGGACCACGACGACGGCGATGGAGACGCCGATCGCGAACCAGTTCGTGTTGCTCTTCGCCGCTGCCATTACTTTCCGATCTCTCGAGGCTCGACCCCGAACGGGGCGAGTCCGGCTCTTCCACCATCGGGCGCGGTGAGCACCCAGATGCCCCCATCATGCCGGGCCACGCTATGTTCCCAATGTGAGCCGTCCGTGCCGTCGACGGTCGTGACGGTCCAGTCGTCCTCCTCGACGAAGGTCGCCTCGCCGCCCGCGGTCACCATCGGCTCGATGGCGAGCACGAGTCCGGGCTTCACATCTGCCCCGCGGTCCGGCGTCCGGTAGTTGAAGACGCTGGGCGCCTCGTGCATCTTGCGGCCGATGCCGTGGCCGACGTACTCGCGCAGGATGCCGTACGGCTCACCGCTGACAGCGGACGGCCCCTGCGCCTCGATGTAGTCCTGGATCGCGGCACCGATCTCATCGATCGACGTCGCCGTGGCCATCGCGGCGATCCCTGCCCACATCGAGCCCTCGGTCACGCGAGAGAGCTCCTCGCGGCGGGCGACGAGCTCCGGACGCTCGGGGTCAGGGACGACGATGGTGATCGCGCTGTCGCCGTTCCATCCCTCGAACTGCGCACCGCAGTCCACCGAGACGATGTCGCCGGGCTCGAGCACCCGTTCCCCCGGGATGCCGTGCACGACCTGCTCGTTCACCGAGACGCAGATCGTGTGGTGGTAGCCCTTGACGAGCTGGAAGTTCGACTCCGCCCCCCGCTGTACGATCGCGCGGTTCGCGGCGGCATCGAGCTCGATCGTCTTCACCCCCGGCTTGACGAGCGCCCGGACGGCGTCGAGCGCCTCGGCGGTGATGAGGCCGGGTTCGGCCAGGGCTCGCAGCTGAGCCGGGGTCTTGTAGATCGAGCGGCGGAACATCTCAGGCGGCGGAAGCGGCGGAACGCAGCCCGCGAGCGGCCAGGGCGGCGCCGATGCGCTCGGTGATCTCCTCGAGCGAGCCCACGCCGTCGATGCGGTCGACGATGCCGCGGCTGCTGTAGACCTCGATGATCGGCGCCGTCTCCTTCTCGTAGATATCGAGCCGGTGCGCGATGGCCTCGTCCGTGTCGTCCGAACGGCCCTGCTCGGCGGCACGGAGGGCGAGGCGGGCGATGCTCTCCTCGCGCGGGACGTCGAGGAGGATGACCGCATCGAGCGCCTCCCCGCGCTCCTCGAGGAACGCATCCAGGTGCGCCACCTGCGCGGTGTTGCGCGGGTAGCCGTCGAGGAGGAAGCCGTGCTCCGCATCCTCCTGGCTCAGCCGGTCGCGCACGATCTCGCTGGTCAGCTCATCCGGAACGAGGTCGCCCTTGTCGAGGATCGCGGTGACCTGCTGGCCCAGCGCGGTCCCCTCCTTGATGTTCGCGCGGAAGATGTCTCCGGTGGAGACCACCGGGATGCCGTAGGACTCGGCGATGCGCACGCCCTGCGTGCCCTTGCCGGAACCCTGGGGACCGACGATGAGCAAACGGGCGGTGGGTCGGCGCCCTTCGACGG is from Microbacterium sp. BLY and encodes:
- a CDS encoding four-carbon acid sugar kinase family protein; its protein translation is MHIDDLLAPLPAPVAATAAEVRTEVDPADVLVVLDDDPTGTQSVANLPVLTRWERPDLDEALATGAAAVYVLTNTRSLDEDAAAARNREIVDVTLAAAAAHGRRVTFVSRGDSTLRGHFPLETDVLSTEIASRTGRAPALTLLVPAFPDAGRITVDSVHYWVTDGEATPVGETPFAADATFGYTSSDLREWVAEKTHGRIPASAVAGLDIRTIRSGVDAVVRFLEALADGTVVAVDVVEESDMRVVALALHRLRDRDVLLRVGPPYVRAHIGQEIAEPVQAADIPFAHDRGGLVVVGSHVPLTTAQLEALIAARPNTRTIELDVRALIGPERESHLEAQAHAVAAALATGTVIVHTTRELVTGASGDESLAIARRISSGVVDLVRRVLAIAPPRFVIAKGGITSSDVASEALEIRRATVLGPMLPGLVSLWQPETGPAVGIPYVVFAGNVGDADSLVTVVATLAGDDGTHPEGHS
- a CDS encoding NAD(P)-dependent oxidoreductase yields the protein MTTTVAVIGLGAMGLPMATRLAERFTVRGFDIAPERVSLAAEAGVTPTSSAADAVDGADAVLVAVRTGAQLEALLFGEDGLAPHLADGAVVILTSTVGTDGIDAIAAQLAAHGAELVDAPLSGGPVRAGEGDLLIVVGATPSALETARPVLDQLASTLSIVGDKPGDGQALKTVNQLLCGVHIAAAAEALALADALGLDRARTLDALTAGAANSFMLGNRGPRALQAYDEDGAEVLSRLDIFVKDLGIVGDAARRAHLSTPVAAAAEQLFLLGEAQGLGALDDSAVIRVVAPERLS
- a CDS encoding FadR/GntR family transcriptional regulator, which gives rise to MTKLERVSRTQAVVDGLLDAIIAGRLEAGQPLPPEGELADQFGVSRLTMREGVRLLQAQGVIVAVPGTRHRIAPTEEWTGLDAVVRHAQSADARERSSLEMLEMRMMFETGAAELAAGRRTEEHLAELEALLAEMHRAHERADVEGFVAADLAFHDVIIRAAENRILVASMRPLTTMLQATRSETSAIPDIREHALAEHAAVLEAMRTGSGAAARQAMRSHMRQTRDDLLHYVHGR
- a CDS encoding VOC family protein, with product MSGLIPYLLFPGNAAEALGHYRDVFGGELQLMDYASAGRHDGPGDAVAHGQLGGPVELAAADAGADDDAVQMNGMFLSLLGTADPGTLTRWYDELSAGGRVIDPLQQRPWGDVDGTLVDRYGIRWLIGFHPDD
- a CDS encoding GntP family transporter, translating into MLPLPILILIGLAGLGLLLLLIIRFKMQAFYALILVSIIVGIAAGLPLTTIPADGDTPEQLGVIQAIIAGVGGTLGSVAVLVALGSMLGKIIELSGGADALAGRFTGWLGPKRVGIALVIAAGVLAIPVFFDAGFIILIPIVFAFSKAAGLNPIKFGLPVAGIMLAVHVAVPPHPGIVGGSAILGADIGWVTIFSLAISVPLGVLSYLVAKWINTREFAMLAATKEMYDNFGTEKSTLTGGLGEGEKAPGAGTVLGLILLPLVLIMLGTAVAPLFEAGTFWNGFLSMVGQPIFALMVAIAAAMYLLGIRRGWSAAHLGEVMESALPAAAVIILVTGAGGAFGRILTETGIGGAVAEVLAASGMPLLLAAFLISLIMRAAQGSATVAIATTAGLLLPSVSAMGLDTVHTALLAVAIGYGGLGLSHVNDSGFWVVTRYLGLSVKDGLRTWTPLTTVLGVAGFALTWILYAVIPVS
- a CDS encoding UDP-N-acetylmuramate dehydrogenase translates to MSDVEPIRLAELTTLRTGAAPARMREATTTDELVAVLRETWAEGDPWLVLGGGSNLFVGDEPFEGTVIRIRTSGIEELPSPHDGRIRLRVQAGHGWDDLVAHTVAQGYAGLEAMSGIPGTVGASPVQNIGAYGQEIQETLVEVDLIDEATGEISTVPAADLGLGFRTSVLKHHHGSEPQRRAVILSVTVDLLVARERVVRGEQLRRALGLTDDTPVPLTWVRERILATRASKGMLLDADDPDTHGVGSFFQNAIVTAAQARSLPPECPRWPVAPDLDAVTVIPLASYDGHVPAAKTEAPDVKVSAAWLIEQAGIRKGFKLPRSRASVSTKHALALTNRGGATAAEVAELARFIQNRVHAEFGLVLQPEPVLVGVDL